A window from Pseudobutyrivibrio ruminis HUN009 encodes these proteins:
- a CDS encoding RluA family pseudouridine synthase, whose translation MDIIFEDDSILVCYKPAGVATQTKSIGEKDMVSEINNYLASKNEKPTAHVVHRLDQPVEGVMVFAKTSEAANKLTKQITDHIFSKKYYAIISRESFPDEGELVDYLVKDNRTNLSKVVKESDPRAKKAILRYRAVDHWDDKKLLDIDLFTGRHHQIRIQLASRTAPIVGDVKYGGISTGHNLALCSYHIGFNHPVTGERMGFDIKPKGADFADSKVAG comes from the coding sequence ATGGACATAATTTTTGAGGATGATAGCATTCTCGTATGCTACAAACCAGCGGGAGTGGCAACACAGACAAAAAGCATCGGAGAAAAGGATATGGTCAGTGAGATAAACAATTATCTCGCATCCAAAAATGAAAAGCCAACTGCCCATGTGGTCCACAGACTGGATCAGCCTGTAGAGGGAGTTATGGTTTTTGCTAAGACATCTGAGGCTGCAAATAAGCTTACAAAGCAGATTACAGACCACATTTTTAGTAAGAAGTACTATGCCATAATCAGCAGGGAATCCTTCCCGGACGAAGGAGAGCTTGTTGATTATTTAGTAAAGGATAATCGTACAAATCTATCAAAGGTAGTAAAGGAGTCAGATCCTCGTGCCAAGAAAGCGATTCTTAGATATCGCGCAGTGGACCACTGGGATGACAAAAAGCTTCTTGATATTGATTTGTTCACCGGAAGACATCATCAGATTCGCATCCAATTGGCCAGCAGAACTGCGCCAATCGTTGGTGATGTAAAATACGGCGGAATTTCTACAGGACATAATCTTGCGTTATGCTCATATCACATTGGTTTCAATCATCCAGTGACAGGTGAAAGAATGGGATTTGACATTAAACCTAAGGGAGCAGACTTCGCAGACAGCAAGGTGGCAGGCTAG
- a CDS encoding EAL domain-containing protein translates to MIKIYSLLIMLTAFVMLACAVYIGTRHTIKHSKLSISIIQLFIVGIITSLAYVRAISTHDFGQVEFGYALYFAGIDWLLITFVFYARQYTRIWLDTYSAPLIIAAIAVLDSISLFANQKWHHAFSLVERRLNPEEWFYAFEINDYYLVHLVFCYILVAIIVVVLLKKTIITSGFHRNRYLAILIMFVGIIFLNVLYLFFDFPVDVSICFYSVAAVYVGYYSLLYNPKTFVEYMLTTITERMECALISFDENDCCIYSNQFANRLFCPSGEKRVFEDRFRKWRDGRETNSISNSSWNDIFNINGDEYRFDIHFNKIYDKKGYYCGCYLSFYDVTGDFIAYEEEKYRSTHDSLTGALNREAFFEEVRNILDEYPNVEYVMVCCNIKGFKLINDMFGVEEADRLLIRCADTIREKIQKGATFARLEADRFAVLMPKSRYTEELFMTGMNMVSNYLNNAQYRMVILVGVYEIFDKQAPVISMVDGAFLAIDSISSSFKNSIAYYGDMLRREYLSEQKILGEFEEALQTGQFAMFLQPIVNMDQKVKLSEALVRWIHPDRGIIAPASFIPLLEKTGYIYKLDMYIWEQAAKRLAYWTSMGFDDLSISVNISVKDFYYIDLYETLVGLVEKYHIHPSRLKLEITETIFMTEKERQLEIINSLKEYGFLVEIDDFGSGYSSLNMLKEVPADILKMDMAFLSMDKNVTRGRKIVNTIITLAKALGMLVIIEGVETQEQMEYLRGTGADYLQGYFFDKPLPVKRFEELYLV, encoded by the coding sequence TTGATTAAGATATACAGTTTACTAATCATGCTGACAGCATTTGTAATGCTTGCATGTGCGGTATACATAGGAACACGACACACAATTAAACATAGTAAACTGAGCATATCTATTATTCAGCTTTTTATAGTTGGAATAATAACAAGTTTGGCTTACGTGCGAGCAATTTCCACTCACGATTTCGGTCAGGTTGAGTTTGGTTATGCACTATATTTTGCTGGAATAGATTGGCTTTTGATTACATTTGTTTTCTATGCAAGACAATATACAAGAATTTGGTTAGATACGTATTCGGCACCACTTATAATAGCTGCAATTGCTGTGCTTGACAGCATTAGTTTGTTTGCAAATCAAAAGTGGCACCATGCATTTTCACTAGTAGAGCGTAGATTGAATCCAGAGGAATGGTTCTACGCCTTTGAAATTAATGACTATTATTTAGTGCATTTGGTGTTCTGCTACATATTGGTAGCAATTATTGTTGTAGTTCTTTTAAAGAAGACAATCATAACGAGTGGTTTTCATAGAAATAGATATTTGGCAATTCTCATTATGTTTGTGGGAATTATATTTTTGAATGTACTGTATTTGTTCTTTGATTTCCCAGTTGATGTATCGATATGCTTCTATTCAGTTGCGGCAGTTTATGTTGGCTACTACTCACTTTTGTACAATCCAAAAACATTTGTTGAGTACATGCTTACAACCATCACCGAGCGAATGGAATGTGCACTTATTTCTTTTGATGAAAATGATTGTTGTATCTACTCAAATCAGTTTGCAAACAGACTGTTTTGTCCTAGTGGAGAGAAAAGAGTATTTGAAGATAGATTTCGAAAATGGCGAGATGGAAGAGAAACAAACTCTATTTCCAATTCAAGTTGGAATGATATCTTCAATATCAATGGAGATGAATATCGATTCGATATTCATTTCAACAAAATATACGACAAAAAAGGCTACTACTGCGGATGCTATTTATCCTTCTATGATGTAACTGGAGATTTCATTGCATACGAAGAGGAAAAATATCGTAGTACCCACGATAGTCTTACAGGAGCCCTAAACAGAGAAGCATTCTTTGAGGAGGTTCGTAATATCCTTGATGAATATCCAAATGTAGAATATGTAATGGTATGCTGCAACATTAAAGGCTTCAAGCTTATCAACGACATGTTTGGTGTTGAGGAAGCAGATCGTTTGCTTATCAGATGCGCTGACACAATCAGAGAAAAGATTCAAAAGGGTGCAACATTTGCCCGTCTTGAAGCGGACAGATTTGCAGTTCTTATGCCAAAGAGCCGCTACACCGAAGAGCTTTTTATGACTGGCATGAACATGGTAAGCAACTACCTCAACAATGCCCAGTACAGAATGGTAATCCTTGTTGGTGTATACGAAATCTTTGACAAGCAGGCACCAGTTATTTCCATGGTAGATGGAGCGTTCCTTGCGATTGATTCAATTAGCTCAAGCTTCAAGAACTCCATTGCCTACTACGGAGACATGCTTCGCCGCGAGTACCTTAGCGAGCAAAAGATTCTTGGAGAGTTTGAGGAAGCATTACAGACTGGCCAGTTTGCGATGTTCCTTCAGCCAATTGTAAATATGGACCAGAAGGTAAAGCTTTCGGAAGCCTTGGTTCGCTGGATTCATCCGGACCGCGGAATCATTGCACCAGCTTCATTTATTCCACTTTTGGAAAAGACTGGCTACATCTACAAGCTTGATATGTACATCTGGGAACAGGCCGCCAAAAGACTTGCTTACTGGACATCTATGGGATTCGATGACCTTTCAATTTCGGTAAATATTTCCGTAAAGGATTTCTACTATATCGACTTATACGAAACTTTGGTAGGACTAGTTGAAAAGTATCACATTCACCCATCCCGGTTAAAGCTAGAAATCACAGAAACCATATTCATGACGGAGAAAGAGCGTCAGCTTGAAATCATCAACTCCCTCAAGGAATACGGCTTCCTTGTAGAAATCGATGACTTCGGCAGTGGTTACTCTTCATTAAACATGCTAAAAGAAGTACCAGCCGACATCCTCAAAATGGACATGGCATTCCTATCAATGGACAAAAATGTTACAAGGGGCCGCAAGATTGTCAACACAATCATCACCCTTGCAAAAGCCCTGGGAATGCTTGTAATCATCGAAGGCGTAGAAACTCAGGAACAAATGGAATACCTTCGTGGCACCGGAGCCGACTACCTGCAGGGCTACTTCTTCGACAAGCCCCTTCCAGTCAAGCGCTTCGAAGAACTTTATTTGGTATAG
- the proS gene encoding proline--tRNA ligase — protein sequence MAQEKKLVEAITSMSEDFAQWYTDVVVKADLIAYSSVKGCMIIKPDGYAIWENIQHELDRRFKATGVQNVYMPMFIPESLLQVEKDHVEGFAPEVAWVTHGGLNPLQERLCVRPTSETLFCDFYKDIIHSHRDLPKVYNQWCSVVRWEKETRPFLRSREFLWQEGHTAHATAEEAEERTVQMLNLYADFCEEVLAMPVVRGQKTDKEKFAGAEATYTIEALMHDGKALQSGTSHNFGQNFSKPFGIQYTDKNNQLQYVYQTSWGMTTRLIGAIIMVHGDDSGLVLPPRIAPTQVVVIPIQQKKEGVLEKAGEVCERLGKTMRAKLDDSDKSPGWKFSEAEMRGIPVRVELGPKDIEAGKCVLVRRDTREKIECPLDQVEAKVAELLETIQKDMFERAKAHRDSHIWDAHNYAEFTEIANNKPGFIRAMWCGDVECENKIKEDLAVTSRCMPFNDQEHISDVCACCGKPAKKLVYWGKAY from the coding sequence ATGGCACAGGAAAAAAAGCTGGTAGAAGCGATTACCTCTATGTCAGAGGATTTCGCACAATGGTATACCGATGTTGTTGTTAAGGCAGATTTGATTGCATACTCATCTGTAAAGGGATGCATGATTATCAAGCCCGATGGGTATGCTATTTGGGAAAATATCCAGCACGAGTTAGACAGAAGATTCAAGGCAACTGGCGTACAGAATGTATATATGCCAATGTTTATTCCAGAGAGTCTTCTACAGGTAGAGAAGGATCATGTTGAGGGATTTGCACCAGAGGTAGCTTGGGTTACACACGGTGGTCTTAACCCGCTTCAGGAGCGTCTTTGCGTTCGTCCGACTTCAGAAACTCTTTTCTGTGATTTCTATAAAGATATTATTCACTCTCACAGAGATTTACCAAAGGTTTATAACCAGTGGTGCTCTGTAGTTCGTTGGGAAAAGGAGACACGTCCATTCCTTCGTTCACGTGAGTTCTTATGGCAGGAAGGCCATACAGCTCATGCAACAGCTGAGGAGGCTGAGGAGCGTACAGTTCAGATGCTCAACCTCTATGCTGATTTCTGCGAGGAAGTACTTGCTATGCCAGTAGTTCGCGGACAGAAGACAGATAAAGAGAAATTTGCAGGTGCTGAGGCTACATACACAATCGAGGCTCTTATGCACGATGGTAAGGCTTTACAGTCTGGTACATCACACAACTTTGGCCAGAACTTCTCTAAGCCTTTTGGTATTCAGTACACAGATAAAAATAATCAGCTCCAGTATGTTTACCAGACATCATGGGGCATGACTACTCGTCTTATTGGTGCTATCATTATGGTACATGGTGATGATTCAGGTCTTGTACTTCCACCACGTATCGCACCTACACAGGTAGTTGTTATTCCTATTCAGCAGAAGAAGGAAGGCGTACTTGAAAAGGCAGGCGAGGTTTGCGAGCGTCTTGGTAAGACAATGCGTGCTAAGCTTGATGATTCAGATAAGTCACCAGGTTGGAAGTTCTCTGAGGCAGAGATGCGAGGTATCCCTGTTCGTGTAGAGCTTGGACCAAAGGATATCGAGGCAGGCAAGTGTGTACTTGTTCGCCGTGATACACGTGAAAAGATTGAGTGCCCACTTGATCAGGTAGAGGCAAAGGTAGCAGAGCTTCTTGAGACTATCCAGAAGGATATGTTTGAGCGCGCAAAGGCTCACCGCGATAGCCATATCTGGGATGCTCACAACTATGCAGAGTTCACAGAAATTGCTAACAACAAGCCTGGCTTCATTCGTGCAATGTGGTGCGGCGATGTTGAGTGCGAGAATAAGATAAAAGAAGATTTAGCTGTAACTTCACGTTGTATGCCATTTAATGATCAGGAGCACATTTCTGATGTATGCGCATGCTGCGGCAAGCCAGCTAAGAAATTAGTATATTGGGGTAAAGCTTATTAA
- a CDS encoding response regulator transcription factor, with protein sequence MSRILIIEDEEAIAELEKDYLELSNFEVDIEADGEKGLQKALAGNYDMYILDLMLPGVDGFELCKRIREVKNVPILMVTAKKEEIDKIRGLGLGADDYITKPFSPSELVARVKAHLARYERLVQSPAIQKNEISIRGLRIDKASRRVWINGEEKTFTAKEFDLLTFLAENPNVIYSKEQLFETLWGEESIGDISTVTVHVNKIREKIELNTSKPQYIETIWGVGYRFKV encoded by the coding sequence ATGAGTAGAATATTAATCATCGAAGATGAGGAAGCAATTGCAGAACTTGAGAAAGATTACCTAGAGCTTTCTAATTTCGAAGTAGATATAGAAGCTGATGGAGAAAAGGGCTTGCAGAAGGCCTTGGCAGGCAACTACGACATGTACATCCTGGATTTAATGCTTCCAGGTGTAGACGGATTTGAGCTTTGCAAGCGTATCCGTGAGGTTAAAAATGTACCTATTCTCATGGTTACAGCTAAAAAAGAAGAAATCGACAAAATCAGAGGACTTGGCCTCGGTGCAGATGACTACATCACAAAGCCATTTTCACCAAGTGAGCTTGTAGCGAGAGTAAAGGCTCATCTTGCAAGATATGAGCGCCTCGTTCAGTCGCCAGCTATTCAAAAAAATGAAATCAGCATTCGTGGACTTAGAATCGACAAGGCTAGTCGTCGTGTTTGGATAAATGGCGAGGAAAAGACATTTACTGCAAAAGAATTTGATTTACTTACATTCCTTGCAGAGAATCCAAATGTTATCTACTCAAAGGAACAGCTTTTTGAGACCCTTTGGGGAGAAGAATCGATCGGTGATATCTCTACCGTTACAGTGCATGTTAATAAGATTCGCGAAAAGATTGAGTTGAACACATCAAAGCCACAGTACATCGAAACAATCTGGGGCGTAGGCTACAGATTTAAAGTGTAA
- a CDS encoding sensor histidine kinase, with protein sequence MKLKNRLIISFFIITLVPVALFCSLMLGMKKIVLEATEEQIISNEIMHSFKNYMDEAGKFDELVTNFCVAEFIILLVTAIIMVVWIYRGIAPQLKTLKLAANNIKEGNLDFSVASQGTDEMSELCNAFEDMRVRLKNNAKDRLEDEAEQRALISNIAHDLKTPITAIKGYAEGMLDGVADTPEKQEKYIRTIYNKANEMNTLINELTLYSNIDTNKIPYNFQKLNLRAYFEDCIEELGMDLENQHIRLDYANFVDPDVLIIADPEQLGRIIHNIVSNSVKYMRADVASRVGIVIKDVGDFVQVEISDNGKGIATHDLPYVFDRFYRADTSRNSAAGGSGIGLSIVKKIIEDHGGKIWVTSKENEGTTMYFVIRKFIENEEVVNE encoded by the coding sequence ATGAAACTAAAAAACAGACTTATTATTTCGTTTTTCATTATCACACTTGTTCCGGTTGCATTGTTCTGCAGTTTGATGCTGGGAATGAAAAAAATCGTTTTAGAGGCCACTGAAGAGCAAATTATATCCAACGAAATCATGCACTCATTTAAGAATTATATGGATGAGGCTGGTAAATTTGACGAGTTGGTAACCAACTTCTGTGTGGCTGAATTTATTATTTTGCTAGTGACAGCAATTATTATGGTTGTTTGGATATACCGTGGAATCGCTCCACAGCTGAAGACGCTGAAGCTTGCAGCTAATAATATCAAAGAAGGCAACCTTGATTTTAGCGTAGCAAGCCAGGGCACAGATGAAATGAGCGAGCTTTGCAATGCATTCGAAGATATGCGAGTTCGCCTTAAGAATAATGCCAAGGATAGATTAGAGGATGAGGCAGAGCAGAGGGCATTGATTTCCAATATCGCTCACGATCTTAAAACCCCAATCACTGCAATCAAAGGATATGCAGAAGGCATGCTTGATGGTGTTGCAGATACTCCTGAAAAGCAGGAGAAATACATTCGCACAATATATAACAAGGCCAATGAAATGAATACGCTGATTAATGAGCTGACCTTGTATTCAAATATCGATACCAACAAGATTCCATACAATTTCCAGAAGCTCAACTTGAGAGCGTACTTTGAGGATTGCATTGAAGAGCTTGGTATGGATCTTGAAAACCAGCACATCAGGCTTGATTATGCTAATTTTGTGGATCCAGATGTTTTGATAATTGCAGACCCAGAGCAGCTTGGTCGTATCATTCACAACATTGTCAGCAACTCCGTTAAATACATGAGGGCAGATGTGGCATCCCGCGTTGGCATCGTTATAAAGGATGTTGGTGATTTTGTTCAAGTGGAAATATCAGATAATGGCAAGGGAATTGCGACACATGATTTACCATATGTTTTTGATAGATTCTATAGAGCAGATACATCACGCAATTCTGCAGCCGGTGGTAGCGGAATTGGTCTTTCAATAGTAAAGAAAATTATCGAGGACCATGGCGGCAAGATTTGGGTTACAAGCAAGGAAAACGAAGGTACAACAATGTATTTCGTCATTAGAAAATTCATTGAAAATGAGGAGGTTGTAAATGAGTAG
- a CDS encoding CCA tRNA nucleotidyltransferase, with protein sequence MNMNLPADVSKIINILESNGHEAYAVGGCVRDCILGKIPHDWDITTSALPEQVKALFERTFDTGIEHGTVTVLLHGEGYEVTTYRVDGKYEDGRHPKEVTFTASLEEDLKRRDFTINAMAYNDTRGLVDLFGGEQDLQNGIIKAVGNPTERFTEDALRMLRALRFSAQLGFEIEPATYDAIKTLAPTLDRISAERIQVELVKLITSEHPERMRNVYETGLTDVFFPEFNAMMECKQNNMHHMYTVGEHAIVTMQNCPADKVLRLTMLLHDVAKPVCKTTDDEGVDHFKMHPMKGAEMAKAILRRLKFDNDTTDAVCNLVKNHDDRPEINPRNVRRLIIRVGKDNFENLLAVKRADTWGQSLQNREEKFAYIDSLEEMYHKILEQEDCLSIKDLKINGKDLIGMGVPQGQKIGQILKTVFDEVVDQPDLNDREYLLNRVKDMLQ encoded by the coding sequence ATTAATATGAATTTACCAGCAGACGTTTCAAAAATAATAAATATTTTAGAATCTAACGGACACGAAGCCTATGCAGTAGGCGGCTGTGTCCGTGACTGCATTCTAGGGAAAATTCCTCACGATTGGGATATCACCACATCGGCCTTGCCAGAGCAGGTGAAGGCTCTTTTTGAGCGTACATTTGACACAGGCATTGAGCATGGTACTGTGACGGTGTTGCTTCATGGTGAGGGCTACGAGGTCACCACATACAGAGTAGATGGCAAGTATGAGGACGGCCGTCATCCAAAGGAAGTTACATTCACAGCTTCCCTTGAGGAGGATTTAAAGCGCCGCGATTTTACTATCAACGCCATGGCATACAACGACACCAGAGGCTTGGTGGATTTGTTTGGTGGCGAGCAGGATTTGCAGAATGGCATTATCAAGGCCGTAGGAAATCCTACTGAGCGCTTTACGGAGGATGCTCTTCGCATGCTTCGCGCTCTCAGATTCTCAGCGCAGCTTGGCTTTGAAATCGAGCCAGCCACATATGATGCAATCAAGACACTAGCTCCTACCCTAGATAGAATCAGTGCAGAAAGAATCCAGGTAGAGCTTGTAAAGCTAATCACATCTGAACATCCGGAGAGGATGAGAAATGTTTACGAGACAGGTCTTACAGATGTTTTCTTCCCTGAGTTCAACGCGATGATGGAATGCAAGCAGAACAATATGCATCATATGTACACGGTAGGTGAGCATGCCATTGTTACTATGCAAAACTGTCCTGCTGATAAGGTACTTAGGCTTACAATGCTTCTTCATGATGTGGCAAAGCCTGTATGTAAGACAACAGATGATGAGGGTGTAGACCATTTCAAAATGCATCCTATGAAGGGTGCCGAAATGGCAAAGGCTATTTTGCGCAGACTGAAATTTGATAATGATACAACAGATGCAGTTTGCAATCTGGTTAAAAATCATGATGATAGACCAGAAATTAATCCGAGAAATGTTCGCCGTCTGATTATCAGAGTAGGAAAAGATAATTTTGAAAATCTTCTTGCGGTTAAACGAGCTGATACATGGGGCCAAAGCCTGCAAAATCGCGAAGAAAAGTTTGCATATATTGATTCACTTGAGGAAATGTACCATAAAATCCTTGAGCAGGAGGACTGCTTATCTATTAAAGATTTAAAGATTAATGGTAAGGATTTAATAGGAATGGGAGTGCCTCAGGGACAAAAAATCGGTCAGATACTTAAAACGGTTTTTGACGAAGTAGTAGACCAACCGGATTTGAACGATAGAGAATATCTGTTAAATCGTGTAAAAGATATGCTACAATAA